The Desulfocurvus vexinensis DSM 17965 genome includes the window CAAGGCCGGAGAAAAGCCTCGGGCCGGATTCCCGCAAGGGAATCCGGCCCGGTGGTTTTCGGGTCTGGTCTGGCCATGGGACAACCCCGGCGTTTTCCATGCCCCTTCCCCCAACCCCAAAAACCCCCCAACCCTTCCCCCGAGAGCGCATTTTGGGGGTGAGGGGGGTGTGGGTCCGGGAGAGGGGGGAGCGGGGGGATTTTGGCGCCCTTGCGAAGAATGACAAATTCCCCCGCTCCCCCCTCTCCCGGTCTCTTCAGCCCAAGCCCAAGCCCCCTAGCGCGGCTCGGGCGGGGCCTGGGCGGGCAGGTGGACCAGGAAGGCCGTACCCTGCCCGGGCTGGCTGGTCACGGAGATGGTGCCGCCCAGTTTCTGGATGATGCCGTGGCAGATGGACAGCCCCAGGCCGGTGCCCTTGCCGGGCAGCTTGGTGGTGAAGAAGGGGTCGAAGATTTTTTCCAGGTTTTCCTGTGGGATACCGATGCCGTTGTCGGCCACGGAGAAGGACAGGCCGCCCTGTTCGCCCTTGGCCGTGCGCACGGTGATCTCGCCGCCCTTGGGCAGGGCGTCGATGGCGTTGTTGACGAGGTTGAGCAGCACCTGGCGCAGCAGCGAGGGTTCGCTGTGGATGATGGGCAGGTCCTGGGCCAGGTCCTTGACGATCTGGATATTGTCCAGGGTGGCCTCGCGTTCACGCATGCCCACCACGTCGTCCACCAGGGCGTTGACGTCCACGTCGCGGATGGTGGAGTCCATCTTGCGGGCGAAGCTCAGGAGCTTGTGGGTGATTTCCTTGCAGCGTCCGGCCTGGACCACGATCTCGCGCAGGGAGTCCTGGATTTCGACCATTTCGGGCAACTGGCTCATGGCTTCGCGCTTGAGCAGGTCCTGCATCCAGCCGGCCTCTTCGCCGATGATGGCCAGGGGGTTGTTGATCTCGTGGGCGATGCCTGCGGAGAGCTGGCCGATGGCCGCGAGTTTCTGGGACTGGATCATCTGGTCGTCGAAGACGTTCTTTTCCTTGTCGAGCCGTTCCATGCGCCGCAAGAGGATGCGCAGGGCCCAGGCCGCGCCGCCCGCGATGGCCAGGATGCCCAGGGCGAAGACGACGCTGAAGGTCTTGAGCTTGGTGGCCCAGGCCTGGCGGGCCTCGCGTTCCTCCTGCTGCACCACCAGGGCCCATTCGGGCTTGGAGGCCAGCCGCGACACGGTGAACAGCAGGTCCATGCCCTGGCTGGGGCGGCGCAGGACGCCATCCCCGGCTGCGGCCACGGCGTCGGCCAGGTCCTGGTCCACAGGGCGCAGCATGGCGCCGTACATCATGGAGCGGGTTTGCAGCAGGCCCTGCGGGTCGAGGATGAAGACCTCGCCGGTGCGCCCGAAGCGTTCGCCGTCGAGCAGGGAGCTGAAGTGGAAGGCGTTGACCGAGGCGCGCAGGACCCAGGTCCGGCCGGCGCTTTGGCGTTTGACGGCGATGGCGAAGTGCGGGGAGTTCCGGTAGCCCAGGAACACGTTGCTCACGACCCGGCCCTTGGCCATGACCTCCTGGAACCAGGGTTCCTTGCTGTAGTCCCTGCCTTGCAGGTCGTGGGGGCCTGCGTAGGCCAGGTGCCGCCCGTCGGGCCCCAGCACGCCCATGTCTTCGAAAAGGTGGCTGAAGTTCTGGCTCACGGTGCCGAAGACGGCTTCCAGGGCTCCGGGGC containing:
- a CDS encoding sensor histidine kinase is translated as MPNLALNRKRKVFILSVLLYSTLPAVLVGLLAFAYALKDMDREIEARSTEYFQLLTHKYATIVDLSLADLARTVALVADLHSLDELQRPGALEAVFGTVSQNFSHLFEDMGVLGPDGRHLAYAGPHDLQGRDYSKEPWFQEVMAKGRVVSNVFLGYRNSPHFAIAVKRQSAGRTWVLRASVNAFHFSSLLDGERFGRTGEVFILDPQGLLQTRSMMYGAMLRPVDQDLADAVAAAGDGVLRRPSQGMDLLFTVSRLASKPEWALVVQQEEREARQAWATKLKTFSVVFALGILAIAGGAAWALRILLRRMERLDKEKNVFDDQMIQSQKLAAIGQLSAGIAHEINNPLAIIGEEAGWMQDLLKREAMSQLPEMVEIQDSLREIVVQAGRCKEITHKLLSFARKMDSTIRDVDVNALVDDVVGMREREATLDNIQIVKDLAQDLPIIHSEPSLLRQVLLNLVNNAIDALPKGGEITVRTAKGEQGGLSFSVADNGIGIPQENLEKIFDPFFTTKLPGKGTGLGLSICHGIIQKLGGTISVTSQPGQGTAFLVHLPAQAPPEPR